A single genomic interval of Microbacterium sp. LWO14-1.2 harbors:
- a CDS encoding DUF3515 family protein: MPTSRRLLLVAGMLVAAAGLAGCSTTIHLEPADDADNPACAEVSVLLPDAVGELDRVWTDAQATGAWGDPTVVLRCGVEPPAPSTDVCTTIGGVDWLVLDQEEERQRLVTYGRDPAIEVIIRRGSEIDFRTVVEQLSTSIRAGLAPATARCTDRVPTEDGADESTDDGSTEG; encoded by the coding sequence ATGCCCACCTCTCGCCGTCTTCTCCTCGTCGCGGGCATGCTGGTCGCCGCAGCCGGCCTCGCCGGATGCTCGACCACCATCCACCTCGAGCCGGCCGACGACGCCGACAACCCGGCGTGCGCCGAGGTCTCGGTTCTCCTGCCCGATGCCGTGGGCGAACTCGACCGGGTGTGGACCGACGCGCAGGCCACGGGCGCCTGGGGCGATCCGACCGTGGTGCTCCGCTGCGGCGTCGAGCCGCCCGCGCCGTCGACCGACGTGTGCACCACGATCGGCGGCGTCGACTGGCTCGTGCTCGACCAGGAGGAGGAGCGGCAGCGTCTCGTCACCTACGGACGGGACCCGGCGATCGAGGTCATCATCCGCCGAGGCTCGGAGATCGACTTCCGGACGGTCGTGGAACAGCTGTCCACGAGCATCCGGGCGGGTCTCGCGCCCGCCACGGCGCGGTGCACCGATCGCGTGCCGACCGAGGACGGCGCAGACGAGAGCACCGACGACGGCTCGACCGAGGGCTGA